In the genome of Anabaena cylindrica PCC 7122, the window AATCCTTGGACAGCACACACTACTAATCCAGTTCCCTTAATCTTGGTAGAAGGCGAAAAGGTCAAAATACCAGGATATGGCACAAATGTGGAACTGCGAAATGATGGCAAGTTAGCCGATATTGCCCCGACTATTCTGGATATTTTACAGCTACCCCAGCCACCAGAAATGACAGGGATATCACTGCTAAAACCCGCAGAATATGACTTGAAACCTATTCGCACTCCTGCACAAATAGGTTTGTAAAATAGTGAAAGCTTAACAGTTAACGATGATCAAGTTAACTGTTAACTTTTCTGAATTTGCAGTTTTGAGCGATGCCTTTGGCGGGTGTAAAAGAATATGGATTAAATGAACCGCGAAGACGCGAAGGACGCGAAGTGAAGAAAGAAGAAGGAAGAAGGAAGAATCTTACACTAAGTAGCCATCATGAACTGCGTACACCAGGAGGGATGAAAATAAGTCTTTTCACCTTCCCCGATTTTCAAGTCAGGTGGGCAGAATCAAACCAAACTATGTAAAGAAAAGTAAACAAGGCTCAAATCCTTTTTCCCCCTGCCTGATCCCAACGACAATTTTTAACGCCAACCGACTTAGGAAGGAGATAATAGTCCTTAGCCGTTATAATTTATATTTGGTCTGATTATTTTTGTTTTTGAATTACTTATGACACTTACTAACATCGTGCAAGGTATTTGGGCTTTTTCTGCTTTAGGTCTAATCATTCTCGTTTTACTGCATAGTCCTAAAGGTGATGGTATTGGCGCAATTGGTGGACAAGCGCAATTGTTTAGCAGTACCAAGAGTGCAGAAAATACATTAAATCGAATTACTTGGGCGCTAGTAGTAATTTTTATGGGTTTAACAGTAGTTTTAAGTGCTAATTGGTTGCCTAAATAGGGCTTGCTGAATAAAGCAAAAACCTAGATATATCAAGAGTTTGAAGGTTAAAAAGTGAATCAGGTGCAAGGAATAAGCGTTGAAACTACCAAAAACCTATCACTTGAGCAGATTCAAGACTATTCTTCTCTTCTTCTAATTCTTCCTCCTGACTCCTGACTCCTGACTCCTGACTTCTAGCCCTAACGGAAAGACTTTTTCAGCAAGCCCTAAATAGGTGAAAATGGGCAAAATTACCCAAATATTGATATACAAAACCCGAAATAAAATATTTTGGCGGAGGTTATTAGCAGTCCTAACTTTAATCATAAGTACAGGGCTGTTAGTTATTTTTACTAACTTTCTATCCAGCGCTGTGATGAATAAATCTGTCCAAAAACCTGCATTTAGTAGAGATTTTACCTGGAAAGTTTCCAAAAGTGAGGTTTTAGGCGCAAAGGCAGAATTAATACAAAAATCCCATCCGTTACCCCTGACTCTCAAAAATTGGCAAGATAAAACCAATAGTAGTGATTATTTTGACCAAATTACACCCACTAAAGTTGGTTATTTAATTTGGTCACGTTTTCCTGTGCAAGTGAAGATAGACAAACCGACAGGAATGAGTGAAAAACAGGCGCAAATATGGGTTAATAGCATTTTAGAGGCTGTACAAGAGTGGAGTGTTTATTTACCTTTACAGGTAGTGGAACAGCCAGAAG includes:
- a CDS encoding peptidase, encoding MGKITQILIYKTRNKIFWRRLLAVLTLIISTGLLVIFTNFLSSAVMNKSVQKPAFSRDFTWKVSKSEVLGAKAELIQKSHPLPLTLKNWQDKTNSSDYFDQITPTKVGYLIWSRFPVQVKIDKPTGMSEKQAQIWVNSILEAVQEWSVYLPLQVVEQPEADITIVRKAPPLQLSPQKIPRARSALTTFELYTTNNVLSHRFRILLSPSQAGEYVQASARHELGHALGIWGHSPLQTDVLYFSQVRNPPTISARDVNTLKRIYEQTTNLGW
- the secG gene encoding preprotein translocase subunit SecG, which codes for MTLTNIVQGIWAFSALGLIILVLLHSPKGDGIGAIGGQAQLFSSTKSAENTLNRITWALVVIFMGLTVVLSANWLPK